A region from the Falco cherrug isolate bFalChe1 chromosome 17, bFalChe1.pri, whole genome shotgun sequence genome encodes:
- the LOC129734154 gene encoding basic proline-rich protein-like, whose amino-acid sequence MFRNNSDNKTKAKKATKSSRAPRRSLGPQAGGTQRVAEQEKSSEGSDPLRREAPARRAAPAPAAAGGAPHAGAARPPPPGRGVPAGRGAPPPRRCLRPLARGGRAARPARCRCPEGRAGAHVPPPARPDPPPAGSPAGGSGRAAAPPPPLGLQVHAPPLRLSRFGPSYSGARRPGLAGEGPPPEGLEAGAARPGGACAEPGRAGPPPRSPLPRTPGGGCTSGPPHAAPAPPAVSFRRRRPLRRQQAAAPPSRPRRRPGPALPSPAVLRLPLRRRSGPGAGIGSPPHQARRLAPPGTGRRSASRPGAPGRAPRPPPPRRPGSPRGAPAGRGLPRPRGVNAGPGRAPGRSGDPPGRPQPCAGRRVLPSLPTERIHSDLPSGPPPGPVPSMCHPGPTSRRVWGVRALGAGAPVPPHARRGKYDNEETREESNEQTKAVRCRRRAAEGLRQCPLRRRPRPSTALCRIPRPCTSTMPFVGDSSRRRSTKPRDENEH is encoded by the exons ATGTTCAGGAACAACTCcgacaacaaaacaaaagccaaaaaagcaaccaaaagcAGCCGTGCCCCTCGACGCTCCCTCGGCCCCCAGGCGGGGGGAACACAACGCGTTGCCGAGCAGGAAAAATCCTCCGAAGGCAGCGATCCTCTGCGGCGCGAAGCTCCAGCGCGGAGGGCAGCCCCGGCGCCGGCGGCTGCTGGCGGGGCTCCCCACGCCGGGGCCGCACGCCCACCGCCCCCGGGCCGAGGGGTGCCCGCCGGCCGCGgggcgccccctccccgccgctgTTTACGGCCTCTCgcccgcggggggcgggcggcgcgccCTGCCCGCTGCCGGTGTCCCGAGGGCCGCGCTGGGGCCCATgtcccgccgccggcccgccccgaccccccgcccgccggctcGCCCGCAGGGGGGTCGGGCagggcggccgccccgccgccgcccttAGGCCTGCAGGTCCATGCCCCGCCGCTCCGCCTGTCCCGCTTTGGCCCGAGCTACagcggggcgcggcggcccgGCCTGGCCGGCGAGGGCCCCCCCCCGGAAGGGCTCG AGGCGGGAGCCGCGCGTCCCGGCGGAGCCTgcgccgagccgggccgggccgggccgcctcCGCGCTCTCCCCTCCCCCGCACTCCGGGGGGGGGCTGCACCTCCGGGCCGCCTCacgccgcccccgcccctcccgccgtGTCCTTCCGCCGCCGCCGACCCCTCCGTCGGCAGCAGGCCGCCGCTCCTCCCTCCCGGCCACGgcgccggccgggcccggccctgcccagccccgcgGTCCTTCGCCTTCCCCTTCGGCGCAGGagcgggccgggagcggggaTCGGCTCACCGCCCCACCAGGCCCGGCGCCTCGCCCCCCCCGGCACCGGGCGCCGCTCCGCATCCAGACCCGGCGCTCCGGGCCgagccccgcggcccccccccccgcgccgcccggggTCCCCCCGCGGGGCTCCAGCGGGCCGcggcctgccccggccccggggggtgaacgcggggccgggccgggcccccggGCGCTCAGGGGACCCGCCGGGCCGGCCTCAGCCGTGTGCAGGCCGGCGGGTGCTGCCTTCGCTTCCCACCGAACGGATTCACAGCGACCTCCCCTCGGGCCCGCCGCCCGGGCCGGTCCCCTCCATGTGCCACCCTGGCCCGACCAGCCGTCGGGTTTGGGGTGTACGGGCTCTGGGGGCAGGGGCGCCCGTGCCTCCCCACGCACGGCGTGGAAAGTACGACAACGAAGAAACTCGGGAAGAAAGTAACGAGCAAACTAAGGCAGTGAGGTGCCGCAGGCGCGCAGCTGAGGGGCTCAGGCAGTGCCCCCTGCGCCGCAGACCCCGACCATCCACAGCGCTGTGCCGAATCCCGAGGCCCTGCACTTCCACCATGCCTTTCGTCGGGGATTCTTCTCGCAGAAGGTCGACAAAACCCCGAGATGAGAACGAGCACTGA